In the genome of Actinomadura graeca, one region contains:
- a CDS encoding (2,3-dihydroxybenzoyl)adenylate synthase: MTTVDMVAWPEEDAARYRAAGYWRGETYPELLERMAATFGDRVAVVDDDRRLSYRELAEEAGRAARGLRDLGLSAGDRVLVQLPNRAEFLVLWFGLLNLGAIPVHAQPGHRRSEMIHLARLSEAATYVVPDVVAQFDYRELAAEVSAESPWLKHVIVVGDPGTTGFTDYEDVIADPSADPVKNPADASDMALLLLSGGSTGRPKLIPRTHDDYQYNGRVVADVLGYDKDTVYLAALPVAFNYTMNCPGVLGTLERGGKVVLAENPDPGYCFDLIEQEGVTATAINPQLAPLWLEEAAATDVDLSTLRVMQIGSSRLADDVARQMIDGFGCTIVQAFGMSEGLHCVTRLDDPVEIVSTTQGKPVSPDDEVRVVDENDADVPDGEVGELLTKGPYTMCGYYRAPEHNEKSFLDGFYRSGDLVRRLPSGHLIVMGRTKEQIQRGGEKIAAPEVEGHLQAHPGISSVALMPEPDAVLGERTVAFVVPAGPQAPTRADLAAYLAERGLAAYKTPDEVRVLDEMPLTPVGKMDKNVLAALLDGGVE; encoded by the coding sequence ATGACGACCGTCGACATGGTCGCGTGGCCGGAGGAGGACGCCGCCCGGTACCGGGCCGCCGGCTACTGGCGCGGTGAGACCTACCCCGAGCTGCTGGAAAGGATGGCGGCGACCTTCGGCGACCGGGTCGCGGTCGTCGACGACGACAGGCGCCTGTCCTACCGGGAGCTCGCCGAGGAGGCCGGCCGGGCCGCCCGGGGCCTGCGCGATCTGGGCCTCTCGGCCGGGGACCGCGTGCTGGTGCAGCTGCCGAACCGGGCGGAGTTCCTCGTGCTGTGGTTCGGGCTGCTGAACCTCGGCGCGATCCCCGTGCACGCCCAACCCGGGCACCGGCGCAGCGAGATGATCCATCTGGCCCGGCTGTCCGAGGCGGCCACCTACGTCGTCCCGGACGTCGTCGCGCAGTTCGACTACCGCGAGCTGGCGGCCGAGGTCAGTGCCGAGAGCCCCTGGCTCAAGCACGTGATCGTCGTCGGCGACCCGGGCACGACCGGTTTCACCGACTACGAGGACGTGATCGCCGACCCCTCCGCCGACCCGGTCAAGAACCCGGCGGACGCCTCGGACATGGCCCTGCTGCTGCTGTCGGGTGGCAGCACCGGACGCCCGAAGCTCATCCCGCGCACCCACGACGACTATCAGTACAACGGCCGCGTCGTCGCGGACGTGCTCGGCTACGACAAGGACACCGTCTACCTGGCCGCGCTGCCGGTGGCGTTCAACTACACGATGAACTGCCCGGGGGTGCTCGGGACGCTCGAACGCGGCGGCAAGGTCGTGCTGGCCGAGAACCCCGACCCCGGCTACTGCTTCGACCTGATCGAGCAGGAGGGCGTGACGGCGACGGCGATCAACCCGCAGCTGGCCCCGCTCTGGCTGGAGGAGGCGGCGGCCACCGACGTCGACCTCTCCACCCTCCGGGTGATGCAGATCGGCAGCTCCCGGCTCGCCGACGACGTCGCCCGGCAGATGATCGACGGGTTCGGCTGCACGATCGTCCAGGCGTTCGGCATGTCCGAGGGGCTGCACTGCGTCACCCGGCTGGACGACCCGGTGGAGATCGTCAGCACGACGCAGGGCAAGCCGGTCTCACCCGACGACGAGGTGCGCGTCGTCGACGAGAACGACGCCGACGTGCCGGACGGCGAGGTCGGGGAGCTCCTCACCAAGGGGCCCTACACGATGTGCGGCTACTACCGCGCGCCGGAGCACAACGAGAAGTCCTTCCTCGACGGGTTCTACCGCTCCGGTGACCTGGTCCGGCGGCTCCCCTCGGGCCATCTGATCGTGATGGGGCGCACCAAGGAGCAGATCCAGCGGGGCGGGGAGAAGATCGCGGCGCCCGAGGTCGAGGGGCACCTCCAGGCGCACCCGGGGATCTCGTCCGTCGCGCTGATGCCGGAACCGGACGCCGTCCTGGGCGAGCGGACGGTGGCGTTCGTCGTGCCGGCGGGGCCGCAGGCGCCCACGCGCGCGGACCTGGCCGCGTACCTCGCCGAGCGGGGGCTCGCCGCCTACAAGACACCGGACGAGGTGCGCGTGCTCGACGAGATGCCGCTGACGCCGGTCGGAAAAATGGACAAGAACGTTTTGGCCGCACTGCTGGATGGGGGCGTGGAATGA
- a CDS encoding DUF2218 domain-containing protein has protein sequence MYTSVGVTRTTRGERYLKQLCQHLSRRAEVREIGSDSAVARFTQGDCTMSADAGELTITVESEHPGFHDLVCPRLSEDIERFGRREGLSLEWEKFKEGPGGTPDATAPASRSGPQ, from the coding sequence ATGTACACCTCGGTCGGCGTCACGCGGACCACGCGTGGCGAGCGTTACCTCAAGCAGCTCTGCCAGCACCTCAGCCGCCGCGCCGAGGTCCGGGAGATCGGCTCCGATTCCGCGGTCGCCCGCTTCACCCAGGGCGACTGCACGATGTCGGCGGACGCCGGGGAACTGACGATCACGGTCGAGAGCGAGCACCCCGGGTTCCACGACCTCGTGTGCCCGCGGCTTTCGGAGGACATCGAGCGTTTCGGCCGCAGGGAGGGGCTGTCGCTGGAGTGGGAGAAGTTCAAGGAAGGACCCGGCGGGACGCCGGACGCGACCGCTCCGGCCTCGAGGAGCGGACCGCAGTGA
- a CDS encoding ketoacyl-ACP synthase III family protein, translating into MKIDNVYLAGIGTADTELLDVSEAVDRGWYDAEARERGALVSVSVAGETPAPDLAVQAANRALALGGHSADEIGAVFHTCVHPQGPDGWSAQHYINHNTIDRPVTSAEIRNGCTGFFASLQLASCFLASGTDSPAVLLTCGDNFSTPSIDRWRACGLFVLADAGGSVVLSRTRGFARLLTVDAVAAPELEILHRGATPLYPPTITLGRQLDFNTPVEYINGKVASGEMPPQETDFATILIEATEQSLKNADVTMDEIALVVHDGFHYDTLRDLYFDPLGIGEEKSLWSFMRLVGHAGVVDHIRGLEHAWKEGLVSVGDRVLLAGGTPGMEAASAVVEILEPAPAQVPDGT; encoded by the coding sequence GTGAAAATCGACAACGTCTACCTGGCCGGGATCGGCACCGCCGACACCGAGCTGCTCGACGTCTCCGAAGCGGTGGACCGGGGCTGGTACGACGCCGAGGCCAGGGAGCGCGGCGCGCTCGTGTCGGTCTCGGTCGCCGGTGAGACGCCCGCCCCCGACCTCGCCGTCCAGGCCGCGAACCGCGCCCTGGCCCTCGGCGGCCATTCCGCCGACGAGATCGGCGCCGTGTTCCACACCTGCGTCCACCCCCAGGGGCCGGACGGCTGGTCGGCGCAGCACTACATCAACCACAACACGATCGACCGGCCGGTCACGTCCGCCGAGATCCGCAACGGGTGCACCGGGTTCTTCGCCAGCCTGCAGCTCGCCTCCTGCTTTCTGGCCTCCGGGACGGACTCGCCCGCGGTACTGCTGACCTGCGGGGACAACTTCTCCACCCCGTCCATCGACCGGTGGCGGGCGTGCGGGCTGTTCGTCCTCGCCGACGCCGGCGGGTCCGTCGTGCTGTCCCGCACCCGCGGGTTCGCCCGGCTCCTGACGGTCGACGCGGTGGCCGCCCCAGAGCTCGAGATCCTGCACCGGGGGGCCACGCCGCTCTACCCGCCGACCATCACCCTCGGACGCCAGCTCGACTTCAACACCCCGGTCGAGTACATCAACGGCAAGGTCGCGAGCGGCGAGATGCCGCCCCAGGAGACGGACTTCGCGACGATCCTCATCGAGGCGACGGAGCAGTCGCTGAAGAACGCCGACGTCACGATGGACGAGATCGCCCTCGTCGTCCACGACGGGTTCCACTACGACACGCTCCGCGACCTCTACTTCGACCCGCTGGGGATCGGCGAGGAGAAGAGCCTCTGGAGCTTCATGCGCCTCGTCGGGCACGCCGGGGTGGTCGACCACATCCGCGGCCTCGAACACGCCTGGAAGGAGGGCCTCGTGTCGGTCGGGGACCGCGTCCTGCTGGCCGGTGGCACCCCGGGCATGGAGGCCGCGTCCGCCGTCGTCGAGATCCTGGAGCCGGCCCCGGCGCAGGTGCCGGACGGGACATGA
- a CDS encoding GNAT family N-acetyltransferase yields the protein MNVKIERVEGASLDVDTVIAVYDDSGLGERRPTRDRGRMAAMLANADIVMAAYADGELVGIARSISDFSYATYLSDIAVARSYQRSGVGRALISATRQEAPSAKLILLSAPAAVDYYPHIGFRPHHSAWTLESWARSPGENAERAEREHS from the coding sequence GTGAACGTGAAGATTGAGCGCGTCGAAGGCGCCTCGCTCGACGTCGACACCGTCATCGCGGTGTACGACGACTCGGGTCTCGGTGAGCGGCGGCCGACGCGCGACCGCGGCCGCATGGCGGCGATGCTGGCGAACGCCGACATCGTGATGGCCGCCTACGCCGACGGCGAGCTCGTCGGGATCGCGCGGAGCATCTCGGACTTCTCCTACGCCACCTACCTCTCCGACATCGCGGTCGCGCGGTCCTACCAGCGCAGCGGCGTCGGACGGGCGCTGATCTCGGCGACCCGCCAGGAGGCGCCGTCGGCGAAGCTCATCCTCCTGTCGGCGCCCGCAGCCGTCGACTACTACCCGCACATCGGTTTCCGTCCCCATCATTCGGCGTGGACCTTGGAGTCCTGGGCCCGGTCTCCCGGAGAGAACGCCGAGAGAGCAGAAAGAGAGCACTCGTGA
- the purB gene encoding adenylosuccinate lyase, whose amino-acid sequence MIPRYVRPEMARLLSDQYRYEMWTRVEVLASEAQVRLGHVPAGALEDIRRAPVPDAARVAEFEEEREHEILAFLAAFCEPIPPESARWVHWGMTSYDLVDTALGHILATATDVLLDAARRLRRVLADRAVEHWHTVCIGRTHGVHAEPTTFGHKLAGFAFAVDRGVERLRRARAEVAVGTISGSVGTYALIDPLVEEHVCAALGLGVEQAPSQVVGRDRHATLVQSIATLGACVEQIALEVRLLQRTEVGEVEEPRSAAYQGSSAMPHKRNPTRSERLCGLARLLRGHVVSVLEDVALWHERDLSHSPVERTALPDCLAVAHYQVTAAAELIAGLEVFGDRMRSAIDATRGLVYSSAVLADLQERGVERELAYRSVQAAADRTRADGIDFRSALVSSRVGAGAGAGNGAMRPERFLVHHDVILERLESLRERED is encoded by the coding sequence ATGATCCCCCGCTACGTCCGTCCGGAGATGGCGCGGCTGCTGTCCGATCAGTACCGGTACGAGATGTGGACCCGCGTGGAGGTCCTCGCGTCCGAGGCGCAGGTGCGCCTGGGCCACGTCCCGGCCGGCGCGCTGGAGGACATCCGCCGCGCGCCCGTCCCGGACGCCGCCCGGGTCGCCGAGTTCGAGGAGGAGCGCGAGCACGAGATCCTCGCCTTCCTCGCCGCGTTCTGCGAGCCGATCCCGCCCGAGTCGGCGCGGTGGGTGCACTGGGGGATGACGAGCTACGACCTCGTCGACACCGCGCTCGGGCACATCCTGGCCACCGCGACCGACGTGCTCCTCGACGCCGCGAGGCGGCTCAGGAGGGTGCTCGCGGACCGGGCCGTCGAGCACTGGCACACGGTCTGCATCGGCCGCACGCACGGCGTGCACGCGGAGCCCACCACGTTCGGGCACAAGCTCGCCGGGTTCGCGTTCGCCGTGGACCGCGGCGTCGAACGTCTGAGACGGGCGCGCGCCGAGGTCGCCGTCGGGACGATCTCGGGGTCGGTCGGGACGTACGCGCTGATCGACCCGCTCGTCGAGGAGCACGTGTGCGCGGCGCTCGGCCTCGGCGTCGAGCAGGCGCCGAGCCAGGTCGTCGGACGCGACCGGCACGCGACCCTCGTCCAGTCGATCGCGACGCTGGGCGCGTGCGTCGAGCAGATCGCCCTGGAGGTGCGGCTGCTCCAGCGCACCGAGGTCGGCGAGGTGGAGGAGCCGCGGTCGGCGGCCTACCAGGGGTCGAGCGCGATGCCCCACAAGCGGAACCCGACCCGCAGCGAACGGTTGTGCGGGCTGGCCAGGCTGCTGCGCGGCCACGTCGTGAGCGTCCTGGAGGACGTGGCGCTGTGGCACGAACGCGACCTGTCCCACTCGCCGGTCGAGCGGACGGCCCTGCCCGACTGCCTCGCCGTGGCCCACTACCAGGTCACCGCCGCGGCCGAGCTGATCGCGGGGCTGGAGGTGTTCGGCGACCGGATGCGCTCGGCGATCGACGCCACCCGGGGCCTCGTGTACAGCTCGGCGGTCCTGGCCGACCTCCAGGAGCGGGGCGTCGAGCGGGAGCTGGCCTACCGCAGCGTCCAGGCGGCCGCCGACCGGACGCGCGCGGACGGCATCGACTTCCGCTCGGCGCTGGTGTCGAGCCGCGTCGGGGCCGGCGCCGGTGCCGGCAACGGCGCGATGCGGCCCGAGCGGTTCCTCGTCCATCACGACGTCATCCTGGAACGATTGGAATCCCTGCGTGAACGTGAAGATTGA
- a CDS encoding phosphopantetheine-binding protein yields MSRLDTSLTIDDLREAVATQIGVDAASIDDDANLHGLGVDSLGMIRLANRFRRAGLRVSYGQLAREPTLAAWKRRLDSAREAAEARAAQAAPAGAERPDPPAGCAR; encoded by the coding sequence ATGTCCCGCCTGGACACAAGCCTGACGATCGACGACCTGCGCGAAGCCGTGGCGACTCAGATCGGCGTGGACGCGGCGTCGATCGACGACGACGCGAACCTGCACGGCCTCGGCGTCGACTCGCTGGGGATGATCCGCCTCGCCAACCGGTTCCGCCGCGCGGGGCTGCGCGTGTCCTACGGCCAGCTGGCCCGCGAGCCGACGCTCGCCGCGTGGAAACGGCGGCTCGACAGTGCGCGGGAGGCGGCCGAGGCGCGTGCCGCTCAGGCGGCGCCCGCGGGGGCGGAACGCCCGGACCCCCCGGCGGGGTGCGCGCGATGA
- a CDS encoding ATP-binding protein, whose amino-acid sequence MSTSPCTKERVPDASESHRQDRRTRVADHVRDPKWHKPPRRIESSECINCDSCVRNCPPEFGAIFDSGIDVVIVPELCSGCPVCVMVCPVDCIYVDEEWSPTSIEMWSHVELTAGGR is encoded by the coding sequence GTGAGTACTTCGCCGTGTACTAAGGAACGAGTCCCGGACGCCTCCGAGTCGCACCGGCAGGACCGGCGGACGCGCGTCGCCGACCACGTCCGCGACCCGAAGTGGCACAAGCCGCCGCGCCGCATCGAGTCCTCGGAGTGCATCAACTGCGACAGCTGCGTGCGGAACTGCCCGCCGGAGTTCGGCGCCATCTTCGATTCGGGGATCGACGTCGTCATCGTCCCGGAGCTGTGCTCCGGGTGCCCGGTCTGCGTGATGGTGTGCCCGGTCGACTGCATCTACGTCGACGAGGAATGGTCTCCGACCAGCATCGAGATGTGGTCGCACGTCGAGCTGACGGCGGGAGGCCGGTGA
- a CDS encoding glutamine synthetase family protein, with protein MTFQRTWSRRFATSSVGGRDLSGVWDDQRRAAAERIEADLADIDLVRVAFCDPHGLARSKTLSAQVFRHALRHGVDVSPGPFLFDTGHAVAVDFHKDPGLGVPELAGAGDMIVLPDPLTFHLLPHRDPDREPRTAWVLGDEYHRDGLPMPLSSRAVLRRVCEMYAERGLEPVVGLEVEWYLTRLLPGPPGNAGNGFGLQGEPPRVEAVDAGYQFNLDAYSDAVAPVVGPLVGMLTGLGLPLRTVEHESGPGQLEITFDPLPADEAADAMLLFRTLTKQYCARNGYHASFMALPGLDGADPSGWHIHQSVIGPDGRNLFDEGGPEPSESGSCRAYTDGLLAAAAELCLLSVPTVNGYHRFDPSYSLSPTEVSCRYEDRTALVRVLGGGESTHVETRLAEPCANPYLAIAAQLFAGLDGITGGDGPRAKHPAALPGSLRAALEAFRAGDRAEALLGKPLATCLARLKESEAGRYEHWCSQQDDIPRPTSWEHREYFAVY; from the coding sequence ATGACGTTCCAGCGCACCTGGTCCCGCCGGTTCGCCACGAGCAGCGTCGGGGGCCGCGACCTCAGCGGCGTCTGGGACGACCAGCGCCGGGCGGCCGCCGAGCGGATCGAGGCGGACCTGGCCGACATCGACCTCGTGCGGGTCGCGTTCTGCGACCCCCACGGGCTCGCCCGGTCGAAGACCCTCTCCGCGCAGGTCTTCCGCCACGCCCTGCGCCATGGCGTCGACGTCAGCCCCGGCCCGTTCCTGTTCGACACCGGCCACGCGGTGGCGGTCGACTTCCACAAGGACCCCGGGCTGGGCGTGCCGGAGCTGGCCGGCGCCGGCGACATGATCGTCCTGCCGGACCCGCTGACCTTCCACCTGCTGCCGCACCGCGACCCCGACCGCGAGCCGCGCACGGCGTGGGTGCTCGGCGACGAGTACCACCGGGACGGGCTGCCGATGCCGCTGTCGTCGCGGGCGGTCCTGCGCCGCGTCTGCGAGATGTACGCCGAGCGGGGGCTCGAACCGGTGGTCGGCCTGGAGGTGGAGTGGTACCTCACCCGCCTGCTGCCCGGCCCGCCCGGCAACGCCGGCAACGGTTTCGGGCTCCAGGGGGAGCCGCCGCGGGTCGAGGCGGTCGACGCCGGCTACCAGTTCAACCTCGACGCCTACTCCGACGCGGTCGCGCCCGTGGTCGGCCCGCTCGTCGGCATGCTGACCGGGCTCGGGCTCCCGCTGCGGACCGTCGAGCACGAGTCCGGGCCGGGCCAGCTGGAGATCACGTTCGATCCGCTGCCCGCCGACGAGGCGGCGGACGCGATGCTGCTGTTCCGCACGCTCACCAAGCAGTACTGCGCCCGCAACGGGTACCACGCGTCCTTCATGGCCCTGCCCGGGCTCGACGGCGCGGACCCCAGCGGCTGGCACATCCACCAGTCGGTCATCGGTCCCGACGGGCGCAACCTGTTCGACGAGGGCGGCCCGGAGCCGTCGGAGTCCGGTTCCTGCCGCGCCTACACCGACGGGCTGCTCGCCGCCGCGGCGGAGCTCTGCCTGCTGTCGGTGCCGACCGTCAACGGGTACCACCGCTTCGACCCGTCCTACTCGCTGTCGCCGACCGAGGTGTCGTGCCGGTACGAGGACCGGACGGCGCTCGTGCGCGTCCTCGGCGGCGGCGAGTCGACCCACGTCGAGACGCGGCTCGCGGAGCCGTGTGCGAACCCCTATCTGGCGATCGCCGCCCAGCTCTTCGCCGGGCTGGACGGCATCACCGGGGGCGACGGCCCCCGCGCGAAGCACCCGGCTGCTCTGCCCGGCTCCCTGCGCGCCGCGCTTGAGGCGTTCCGCGCCGGAGACCGCGCGGAGGCGCTGCTCGGCAAGCCTCTGGCCACCTGCCTGGCCCGGCTCAAGGAGAGCGAGGCCGGCAGGTACGAGCACTGGTGCTCGCAGCAGGACGACATCCCGAGACCCACGAGTTGGGAGCACCGTGAGTACTTCGCCGTGTACTAA